TTTTGTCGGCGCCCAGAATCTTGTTTTAAAGCCCCTGTTCTACAGCTTCATTCCAGACCAGGACCTCGCAAACCCCTTTATCCATATCATTTCGTGTTTTGTATTACTCTTTAGCTACTATTTCTTCTTCCGCTTTTATGACAAAAGGGAAATAAAAGAACTCTCCGTAAAACACCTGGCAAAAGAAATGTTCGGAGGTTTTGCAGTAGGGTTTTTGACCATTTCCTTGGCTATTCTTATCCTGTATGTGTTAGGGTATTATCACGTCATTGAAATGTCAACCGCCCATTATCCGATACGATTATTCACCACGTTAGTCGTTGCGGCATTAATCGAAGACCTTTTTCACAGAGGATTGATCTTTCGCGAAATGGAAAAATGGCTGGGCACCCACATTGCATTGCTCATTGTCATGTTGGTTGAAACCTCCCACTTTTTTAATCCCCATGCCAACCTGTTCACCCTTTTTACCGATTTGTGCTGGGGGTTTACGCTGTCGATGCTTTTTGTCTATACAAGAAGACTTTGGCTAACGTATTTCTTTCATCTGGGTTGGAACTTTGCACAACCCTTTTACGGCTCAAACCTAACCGGACTAAATAATCTGGGAACCATTATTAAATCAAGGTTCGAAGGCCCGGTACTACTCACCGGTGGTGACATCGGAATTGAGGGGTCTGTTATAACGGTTCTTTTTTTAATAGCAATCGGCATATTCCTGTATTATAAAGCCCGTAAGGAGGGTAAAATCATAAAAAGGAAAACGATTGGGTAAGACCACCCGATCCTCCACATCCCACACGCGCCACCAAGCTCCTCGAACGTCGCCGACCTCACAGCCCACTGCCCACTGCGACTGCGACTGCGACTGCGACTGAAACTGCCCACTACGCCTACATTTCGAGCGCAGCCGAGAAATCTAATAACCTTTGCGTAAGCCGCGTAATTCCGAGCGCAGCGAGGAACCTCAAAAACAGAGGAATAAGTGGTAAGATAGGGTAAGGTAGTTCGGCTTCCACCGCGACTGCGACTGAAATCCGCGACTTCGCGGCCACTGCGACTGCGACTGTATTTCGGGCGCAGCGAGGAACCCACCACCACAGAGGGATAAGTAGTAAGACTGGGTAAGGTTGTTCGGCTTCCACCTCGATTGCGACTGAAATCCGCTACTTCGCTACTTCGCGGCCCACTGCGACCGCGAATGTGACTGCGACTGTATTCCGGTCGTAGCGAGGAACCCACCACCACAGAGGGATAAGTAGTAAGACTGGGTAAGGTTGTTCGGCTTCCACCTCGATTGCGACTGAAATCCCCGACTTCGCGACTTCGCGGCCTTTGCCAACTGCGACTGTGACTATATTCCGAGCGCAGCGAGAAACCTCAAATGCACTCGTGACCATGACTGGATTATTCCAAGATCCAGAGAATACGCCCTTCAAAGGAAGGAAATCCGCTTTTTGCAAAAGCGTCGGATTTTTTTACGGCCGTAAAACAGTCATCCTGGCGGCTGCTGTTCTCCGTCCATAAAAAAATCCCGCCTATCGGCAGGATTTCCTTTCATCGTGACCATGACTGGATTCGAACCAGCACGCCTTGCGGCACCACCCCCTCAAGATGGCGAGTCTACCAGTTTCTCCACATGGCCAGGTAGTCTTATTTCAATCTGTGACCCGACTGGGGCTCGAACCCAGGACCCCAACATTAAAAGTGTTGTGCTCTACCAACTGAGCTATCGAGTCAAGTGCGTTCCGGGAAAGTGGGTTAGTGACCCGACTGGGGCTCGAACCCAGGACCCCAACATTAAAAGTGTTGTGCTCTACCAACTGAGCTATCGAGTCATGGTCATTCCCTGAATGCGGGTGCAAATATATGATGATATAATTTATTTTTCAAACCAATTTTATGATTAATTTGCCTTTTTTGAACACCGGGCTTTAAAGCCTTACAACATAAGGAATTACCAATGGCTGTTGTCATTCTTCTGGGGTATATGGGCAGCGGCAAGTCGACCGTCGCCAACGCCATTGGCACCCAAACCGGCTGGCCTGTCATCGACCTTGATGCCGTCATCGAGGCGCGCGTCGGACAATCCATCCCCGCCATCTTTTCAGAAAAAGGCGAATTATACTTCCGAAAACAGGAACGCGAGGCCCTGCAGGAGGTACTGAAGCGTCCGGATTTCTTCGTGCTCGCCACCGGCGGTGGCACACCCTGTTACTACGATAATATCAAGGTGATGAACCAACACGGACACACCTTTTTCCTCCAGGCATCCGTGGTTACGCTGACGGAACGGCTGCGAACATCTGCGACGCAGCGCCCGCTGCTCGACGGACTCTCCGAGGAAGCACAATCGGAATTCATCGCCAAACACCTTTTCGAACGCAATACGTTTTACCAACAGGCACAACACTCCATAGCCGTCAACGGGAAGTCGCCGGAAACAATCGCTGCGGAAATTCTGGGGAAACTGGCTTAACTGAGGACGACGGTACTCGCGTTTTCATCAAATACGACTTCCACATGCTCCTGCAGCGAAGTCGAAAGCGAAATGCCCTTAAAATCGACTTTTACCGGATACTGCTTGTGGTTGCGGTCAACCAACACCGCGGTCTTGAATTTTTTGAGGGGTACCTCAAGGAAGTGGCGTACACCATATATCAGGGTGGCACCCGAGTTGAGCACGTCATCCGCCAACACCAGTCCTTTTCCCGCATAGGCATCCGGTGCCAAAGTGGTGCGGATCGGGGCTAACGGGTTCTTTTTGTCCATTTCCACCTTACAGCGTGTCACCACAAGGGGCGATATCTGCTCGAGTACCTCCGCTATTTTTTCCGCAAAGACATAGCCATTCGGCGCGATGCCGGCAATGACGATGGAGGTCTCATCCGGAAAGGTCTCATAAATCTGGTACGCAATCCGTCGGATCGTGTGCTGTATTTCGTCGTGGGTGAGGATAGGGGCGTGGCTCATAAGGTCCGATTCTTCCGTAAAAATACGACTTCCCGATTATTCCACATCATCTTCCACAAAATCACCACTGTATTCCTCAAGGTCACGACGGTCTTTTTTGGTAGGCCGTCCCTCGCCGGTTTTCCGGTAGTGCTCTTTCGAAAGTTTCAACAACTCAAGGTGCGCATACGATTCGGCCGGGGTCTCGTCTTTCCGGTAGATGTCGACCAACTTCGCACCCACGCGGTTTGCCGGAATATCGAGCACCGACACGATATGCGTGATCTGGTCTTTTCGGAACGTAATCTTATCGCCCGGAAACACTTCCTTGGAGGCTTTTGCCACGATACCATTCACCGTGACGTGGTTTTTCCGGCAGGCCTCCGTCACCATATTACGGGTTTTGTAATACCGTACACACCACAAAAACTTGTCGATTCTCATGTGTTTAAAAAAATCATAAAAAGGGTGGGGATGAAATCAATATTGTATCTTGCAGCGCAAAAAAATACCGGACCCATGATCCACAAATGTACGTTTTATTTTTCGCTCTTATTGGTGGCGTCGCTCTTTGTTTCCTGCCGTAAGGACGATAATTCAACCGAGCCGCCGCGCGACCGTGCTGAGCAATATGCGGTCGATATCGACTCGATCGAAGAATACCTGAAGACCCATTATATGACCGTGACGGAAACCAACGGACTCATTGACGTTACCGTTGCAGCCATCCCGGCAAACGGCACGCAGACGTCTATTTGGGACAATACCGAATACCCCCTCCAGAATAAAGTCATCAAGAATTCAAACCGCGAAACCAACCGGGTAGACGGTCGGGTAGACGATCCGGTTGACTATAAAATGTACTACCTGATCCTAAACGAAGGAGGAGGCGCGCGTGGCGTGGTAACCGATTCGGTTTACTGCTCGTACCGCGGCTGGACGCTTGACGACGAGGAGTTCGACCGCAGCGATACACCGTTTTGGTCAACCTTCCCGGCACTTAGTACGTCGGAGACTGCATTGATTGCCGGGTTCCGGGAATTTGTCCCAGAACTGCGCGCGGCGGAAAATACCATTGACAATGGCGACGGTACCTATACATTTCAAGACTATGGGGCCGGACTCGTGTTTCTTCCGTCGGGTCTTGCTTACTTCAACTCGGCTTCTGGCAGTATCCCGGCGTATTCTCCTTTGGTGTTCCTGATTCGACTGAACGGAGTCAAGGAACGCGACCACGACCGTGACCGGGTCCTCTCTGATTACGAGAACCGCGATGCCGATGGAAACGTTGTTACGGATCTTTTTGCAGTCGACACCGACGGTGATAATATCCCTGACTTTCTCGATATCGACGATGACAACGACTCCTATTCCACGAAAAACGAAATACGGATTACCGAAGGAGGAAGCGACTATTACCCCTTCGATCTGATTCCGAACTGCACGGGCGGCAGCAAGAAAAAGCACCTTGACCCGAACTGTCACTAAATAAAAAACTCCCGCTATCGGCGGGAGTTTTTGTTTTGCTAAAGATCTTTATTTTTTCCTTGCGATAACCTTCTTCGCTGCCGCTTCAATCGCTGCCGCAC
This genomic interval from Flavobacterium sp. HJ-32-4 contains the following:
- a CDS encoding phosphoribosyltransferase family protein, whose amino-acid sequence is MSHAPILTHDEIQHTIRRIAYQIYETFPDETSIVIAGIAPNGYVFAEKIAEVLEQISPLVVTRCKVEMDKKNPLAPIRTTLAPDAYAGKGLVLADDVLNSGATLIYGVRHFLEVPLKKFKTAVLVDRNHKQYPVKVDFKGISLSTSLQEHVEVVFDENASTVVLS
- a CDS encoding FKBP-type peptidyl-prolyl cis-trans isomerase; protein product: MIHKCTFYFSLLLVASLFVSCRKDDNSTEPPRDRAEQYAVDIDSIEEYLKTHYMTVTETNGLIDVTVAAIPANGTQTSIWDNTEYPLQNKVIKNSNRETNRVDGRVDDPVDYKMYYLILNEGGGARGVVTDSVYCSYRGWTLDDEEFDRSDTPFWSTFPALSTSETALIAGFREFVPELRAAENTIDNGDGTYTFQDYGAGLVFLPSGLAYFNSASGSIPAYSPLVFLIRLNGVKERDHDRDRVLSDYENRDADGNVVTDLFAVDTDGDNIPDFLDIDDDNDSYSTKNEIRITEGGSDYYPFDLIPNCTGGSKKKHLDPNCH
- a CDS encoding RNA-binding S4 domain-containing protein, encoding MRIDKFLWCVRYYKTRNMVTEACRKNHVTVNGIVAKASKEVFPGDKITFRKDQITHIVSVLDIPANRVGAKLVDIYRKDETPAESYAHLELLKLSKEHYRKTGEGRPTKKDRRDLEEYSGDFVEDDVE
- a CDS encoding CPBP family intramembrane glutamic endopeptidase, with product MCIAVCFSLFVGAQNLVLKPLFYSFIPDQDLANPFIHIISCFVLLFSYYFFFRFYDKREIKELSVKHLAKEMFGGFAVGFLTISLAILILYVLGYYHVIEMSTAHYPIRLFTTLVVAALIEDLFHRGLIFREMEKWLGTHIALLIVMLVETSHFFNPHANLFTLFTDLCWGFTLSMLFVYTRRLWLTYFFHLGWNFAQPFYGSNLTGLNNLGTIIKSRFEGPVLLTGGDIGIEGSVITVLFLIAIGIFLYYKARKEGKIIKRKTIG
- a CDS encoding shikimate kinase, with the protein product MAVVILLGYMGSGKSTVANAIGTQTGWPVIDLDAVIEARVGQSIPAIFSEKGELYFRKQEREALQEVLKRPDFFVLATGGGTPCYYDNIKVMNQHGHTFFLQASVVTLTERLRTSATQRPLLDGLSEEAQSEFIAKHLFERNTFYQQAQHSIAVNGKSPETIAAEILGKLA